A window of Christiangramia forsetii KT0803 contains these coding sequences:
- a CDS encoding phosphatidylserine decarboxylase family protein, producing the protein MFHKEGYKIMTITAIILIAINIISYSLINVYWIKFAVLLTSILFFFLIIQFFRNPKRTTSLNNEHIIAPVDGKVVVIEEVYEKEYFKDKRLQISIFMSPINVHVTRHPVGGKVTFSKYHPGKFLVAWHPKSSEENERTTVVVKNEAIGEILYRQIAGAMAKRIVNYAEVDTEVVQGSDSGFIKFGSRVDVFVPIGTKVNVEINQKVKGGISIIADVAS; encoded by the coding sequence ATGTTTCATAAAGAAGGATATAAAATAATGACCATTACTGCGATCATCCTGATTGCAATAAATATCATTTCATACAGTTTAATTAATGTATACTGGATAAAGTTTGCAGTTCTGCTTACATCTATTCTTTTTTTCTTTCTGATTATTCAGTTTTTCAGAAATCCAAAAAGAACCACAAGCTTAAACAATGAGCACATTATTGCCCCGGTAGACGGAAAGGTTGTGGTAATTGAGGAGGTTTATGAGAAAGAATACTTTAAAGATAAGAGACTGCAAATTTCAATTTTCATGTCGCCTATCAATGTACATGTTACGCGACATCCAGTAGGTGGAAAAGTTACTTTTAGCAAATACCATCCTGGAAAATTTCTGGTTGCCTGGCATCCAAAGTCCAGTGAAGAAAATGAGAGAACTACCGTGGTTGTAAAAAATGAGGCTATAGGAGAAATACTATATCGTCAAATTGCAGGAGCAATGGCAAAAAGAATAGTGAATTACGCTGAAGTGGATACTGAAGTAGTTCAGGGAAGCGATAGCGGATTTATTAAATTTGGTAGCAGGGTTGATGTATTTGTTCCTATTGGAACAAAAGTGAATGTTGAAATCAATCAAAAAGTAAAAGGAGGCATTAGTATAATTGCTGATGTGGCTTCTTAA
- a CDS encoding acyl-CoA-binding protein: MMAEENLEFLKAYEMASSTDQQFPPDVLLHFYALYKRATEKNGFYIPPTNQGDLRSAFKINALIQVKDLSKKEAEKQYIELVEHHIGEIPK, encoded by the coding sequence ATGATGGCAGAAGAAAATTTAGAGTTTCTAAAAGCCTACGAAATGGCAAGTAGCACAGATCAGCAATTTCCACCTGATGTGCTTTTACACTTTTATGCTCTTTATAAGAGAGCTACAGAGAAAAACGGATTCTACATACCTCCTACGAACCAAGGTGATCTAAGAAGCGCTTTTAAAATAAATGCGCTCATACAAGTTAAAGACTTAAGCAAAAAAGAAGCTGAAAAGCAATATATAGAACTGGTTGAACATCATATTGGAGAAATTCCGAAGTGA